A stretch of DNA from Candidatus Rubrimentiphilum sp.:
GCCGCACGTCCTGTTCACGCTGCGAGGGTTCGACTTAGGCAACGAACGCTATGGCGCGGTCAACAGCTTTCCGATGCCGGGACGCACCTTCGCGTTCGAGTTGTCCAGCTACTAACATGAGCTGGCGCTTTGCGGCGCTGATCGCCGGCCTGCTCGCGATAGCGGGCGGCGCGCTGCTTGTCGGCGGCACGCCGCTCGCGCCGGGCGCGATCGTCACGGCGATCACCCACCCGTACGGCAGCGGCGAAATTGCTACGATCGTGTGGCAGCTCCGGCTGCCGCGTATCGTGATCGGTGCGTTGGTCGGCGCGGCGCTCGCGATCGCCGGAGCATTGCTGCAAGGCTTGCTGCGCAATCCGCTGGTCGATCCGTACTTGACCGGCGTAAGCGCCGGAGCGGCTGTAGCGATCGTGCTGTCGATTGCGGCGGGCGTAACCGCCGCCGCCGTTCCTGCGCTCGGTTTCGGTGCAGGCTTAGGGACAGCGGTACTCGTTGCGGCCTTGGCACGACGCGGCGCAAGCCTGGACGCGACGCGTTTAATCCTCGCCGGCATCTCGCTCTCGTCGCTGTTCGCCGCGATCATCGCACTGGTGTTGACGCGCGTTCAGGGCGGAGGCGGCGCGCCGGCCATCGTCAGCTGGTTGGCGGGCACGCTTTCCGGACGCAGTTGGAACGATCTCGCGTTTGCGGCACCCTATGCAGCGCTCGGCGCGATCCTTGCATTCTTGAGTGCACCGGCACTCAACGCACTGCGATTGGGTGACGTGCGCGCAGCCGCGGTGGGCGTGCACGTCGGGCGCGCGCAAT
This window harbors:
- a CDS encoding iron ABC transporter permease, whose protein sequence is MSWRFAALIAGLLAIAGGALLVGGTPLAPGAIVTAITHPYGSGEIATIVWQLRLPRIVIGALVGAALAIAGALLQGLLRNPLVDPYLTGVSAGAAVAIVLSIAAGVTAAAVPALGFGAGLGTAVLVAALARRGASLDATRLILAGISLSSLFAAIIALVLTRVQGGGGAPAIVSWLAGTLSGRSWNDLAFAAPYAALGAILAFLSAPALNALRLGDVRAAAVGVHVGRAQWTILASSSLLAASAVTLSGTIGFVGLIVPHVARRMVGSDARYVLAASALLGAALTIVADALSRTLVAPAEIPIGVLLAFIGVPTFLYLYLRDKRTAAA